The following are from one region of the Apostichopus japonicus isolate 1M-3 chromosome 17, ASM3797524v1, whole genome shotgun sequence genome:
- the LOC139985212 gene encoding solute carrier organic anion transporter family member 4A1-like, translated as MTVDSGEDNDGYEVIDFKEIPIENGQEIKQQERVVEVQAIDKELEAQQEMLDDDDNQPCGWFFCRPRCIQCCNRPGGYLFFLCIFALAQSTTVNGLIYVIVTTLERRFNLTSARSGAISSCYDFSVMIVVVFVTYFGEKAHKPLWIGSGAIIFGMGSFLFTLPHFLTDEYTYGGVPGEETCSADRNLTDSCLIDDQENLSRYYWFFVVAQVLHGIGASPLYTLGQAFLYSNSKPTTGALFIGIFQASSMFAPAIGYIGGGLFLSIYTDIKIADQQNIDPTSPLWVGAWWLGFMCTGSAAILVAIPLLAFPKSLPGVKKAQKEREKSTQKGSEFKTTSTTVTGRVKEFPAAMKNLFTNAPYMCITLATAAENFILACVAVFGPKFVESVFTLTSGQAAFFAGLVVIPSALAGCLLGGILIKIFKWGYKGRMRFLIASLTISWLVMPAVFVQCPGLNFAGVTIEYGNPESVLDIGDSNITGYCNLNCGCTDDYDPVCAPSTNIMYYSACHAGCKVLDDTNDKKEYFDCGCIPDGNGGYGGEATQGKCYEDCNNLRWFSVLIFVMLFCTFAVVVPSVTGIFEVVDINQRTTALGLQSVFYRCLGTVPGPIVFGLLIDRSCMIWEEECEGLRKCWLYENGQFAMYMFIIVFSCRAIALAFYLAAYFLYTPALKTITDQNSIHVPAMADKGTDTTELEKIADGKFEDHEVPHPRYTIM; from the exons ATGACAGTCGATTCAGGGGAAGACAATGATGGATACGAGGTGATTGATTTCAAAGAAATTCCGATTGAAAATGGGCAAGAGATCAAACAACAGGAAAGAGTTGTCGAGGTCCAAGCTATCGATAAAGAATTGGAAGCGCAACAGGAGATGCTAGATGATGACGACAACCAACCATGCGGCTGGTTCTTCTGCCGTCCGAGATGTATTCAG TGTTGCAATCGACCAGGAGGTTATCTCTTCTTTCTATGCATCTTTGCTCTCGCCCAAAGTACCACAGTGAATGGGCTGATCTACGTCATCGTGACCACATTGGAACGTAGATTTAATCTAACAAGTGCCCGAAGTGGCGCTATATCGAGTTGTTACGACTTTAGCGTCATGATCGTTGTCGTCTTTGTGACTTACTTTGGAGAGAAGGCTCACAAACCTCTTTGGATAGGATCTGGTGCAATCATCTTCGGCATGGGAAGCTTCCTATTCACCCTACCTCACTTCCTGACGGATGAGTACACATATGGTGGG GTTCCCGGAGAGGAAACCTGCTCTGCAGATCGTAACTTGACCGACTCGTGCTTAATAGACGATCAAGAGAACCTCAGCCGGTATTACTGGTTCTTTGTGGTAGCACAGGTCCTCCACGGAATCGGAGCTTCCCCTCTCTACACCCTGGGCCAGGCATTCCTCTACAGTAACTCAAAACCAACAACAGGGGCGCTTTTCATTG GAATATTCCAAGCGAGCTCCATGTTTGCCCCAGCGATTGGCTATATAGGAGGCGGGCTGTTTTTGAGTATTTACACAGATATCAAGATTGCTGATCAACAAAA tatTGATCCAACCAGTCCCCTTTGGGTGGGTGCCTGGTGGCTCGGCTTCATGTGCACTGGTTCTGCCGCTATTTTAGTCGCCATTCCACTTTTGGCATTTCCGAAATCTTTACCAG GTGTTAAAAAGGCTCaaaaggaaagagagaaaagtaCACAAAAGGGTTCTGAGTTTAAAACGACTAGTACTACCGTGACAGGAAGGGTCAAAGAATTCCCCGCTGCTATGAAAAATTTATTTACCAACGCTCCCTACATGTGTATCACCTTAGCAACAGCGGCCGAAAACTTCATCCTAGCTTGTGTAGCTGTCTTTGGTCCAAAGTTTGTTGAATCTGTTTTCACATTGACCTCTGGCCAAGCTGCATTTTTCGCTG GTTTAGTTGTGATTCCATCTGCTTTGGCTGGGTGCTTACTCGGTGGGATTTTGATTAAAATCTTCAAATGGGGTTACAAAGGCCGGATGAGATTCCTCATCGCATCTTTAACAATATCCTGGCTGGTGATGCCCGCTGTGTTCGTACAGTGCCCCGGTCTAAACTTTGCTGGTGTGACCATTGAATACGGAAA TCCGGAGTCAGTATTGGATATTGGTGACTCTAACATAACTGGCTACTGTAATCTTAACTGCGGGTGTACTGACGACTACGACCCGGTTTGCGCTCCGAGTACCAACATCATGTACTACTCCGCGTGTCACGCAGGGTGTAAAGTTCTGGACGATACCAATGATAAAAAG GAATATTTCGACTGCGGATGTATACCTGATGGTAATGGCGGTTATGGGGGTGAAGCAACTCAAGGGAAGTGCTATGAAGATTGTAATAACCTACGTTGGTTCTCCGTCCTGATTTTTGTGATGTTATTCTGCACTTTTGCTGTAGTGGTACCTAGTGTAACAGGCATTTTTGA AGTCGTTGATATCAACCAAAGGACAACTGCTCTTGGATTACAATCCGTCTTTTACAGATGTCTCG GTACTGTCCCTGGACCAATCGTCTTTGGTTTGCTGATCGATAGATCATGCATGATATGGGAAGAAGAATGCGAAGGACTCCGCAAATGTTGGTTATACGAAAATGGTCAGTTTGCGATGTACATGTTCATCATAGTGTTTTCTTGCCGGGCTATTGCTTTAGCTTTCTATCTTGCCGCGTACTTCTTGTACACGCCTGCATTAAAGACAATCACTGACCAGAACTCTATACACGTTCCTGCCATGGCCGACAAAGGAACCGATACAACGGAATTAGAGAAAATCGCTGACGGGAAATTTGAAGACCATGAAGTACCACATCCCAGATATACTATAATGTGA
- the LOC139984915 gene encoding uncharacterized protein isoform X1 → MELRAIFLLPVVYLLVPVVLSVFDQEIDGPDGVMFFFDQRRNHLQAYDVPSGNLRRYLRVPAYDVAYWPKEGSMLYTYNGAEIRTFNVWGDLNDSLLIDRDTLGDNEYWVYIRLEIRENWLLAGAIDVVTSRIQLYRVRVHDDRSLSSIALLGSESVTASKNIIIQPTMSPETRYVYAVSDQGIFRLSYDGGPSELIIEDQYAVNPSVIVTERRLYFVTGESRNIIRSTDLEGGNVTTLYTSSFRMGGAGQYGDWLIVSEENEQKEYQFLHLKTNETRTILNEPYDGSSYLVGRLDFWAVGEVYKTHSLLNPATIRARSARKVTMTTTVSSAGNVPYQYLSSFDRLTSTGTGMTLPAFAQYRYPGIAPAQLVLSRNNMRSNDRTGVFVQKVFTPLGEEKRIVIVVQSPGELTFPKPTITVNIADNVTLSVPKPTQRNLRWRHNGQVVPQWSNLRQITISNVTQDDEGIYECYLFKRRSLGGHAIMRLIVRGCPVGYCSPPDCTLECPVCYNGGIPRDPDVHSGNSSCICAPGFMGPNCEEATGVGRYGQEGELWCPEGDCREVLICQVDPYGCSCAAGYKGPGCYTECEFGTFGANCEVECHCVDNRLCDVMTGSCDSAGGCQTNWAGPTCQIFTAGSTS, encoded by the exons ATGGAATTGAGAGCGATCTTTCTACTTCCCGTAGTGTATCTTTTGGTACCAGTTGTATTGTCTGTATTTGATCAAGAAATTG ATGGACCAGATGGTGTGATGTTCTTCTTTGATCAGAGGAGGAACCATCTTCAAGCCTATGATGTACCCTCGGGGAATCTGAGAAGGTATCTGCGTGTACCTGCCTATGACGTAGCCTATTGGCCCAAGGAAGGCTCTATGTTATATACGTACAATGGCGCGGAAATAAGAACATTCAACGTTTGGGGAGACCTCAATGATTCTCTTCTCATTGACCGAGATACCTTAG gAGACAACGAATATTGGGTTTACATTCGACTAGAAATCAGAGAAAATTGGCTCCTAGCTGGTGCCATAGATGTCGTTACGTCACGGATTCAGTTGTATAGAGTCCGTGTTCATGATGATAGGAGCTTATCCAGTATAGCTCTACTTGGTTCAGAGAGCGTCACCGCTAGTAAAAACATTATCATTCAACCAACTATGTCACCAGAAACAAG GTATGTGTATGCTGTCAGTGATCAGGGCATTTTTCGACTTTCCTATGACGGTGGCCCCAGCGAGCTTATCATAGAAGACCAATATGCCGTCAACCCGTCAGTAATAGTAACCG AACGCCGTCTGTATTTCGTAACTGGTGAAAGTCGTAACATTATAAGGTCAACGGACTTAGAAGGGGGAAATGTAACAACGCTCTACACCAGCTCTTTTCGAATGGGAGGTGCAGGCCAATACGGTGATTGGCTAATCGTGTCGGAAGAAAACGAACAAAAGGAATACCAGTTCCTACATCTCAAAACGAACGAGACCAGAACGATTTTAAATGAACCATATGATGGGAGCTCATACCTTGTGGGACGGCTAGATTTTTGGG CTGTAGGGGAAGTTTACAAAACACACAGCTTGTTGAATCCGGCTACAATCCGTGCTCGTAGTGCAAGAAAAGTAACCATGACAACGACAGTCAGCAGTGCGGGAAACGTCCCATATCAGTATCTCTCCTCTTTTGATCGTCTGACATCCACCGGGACGGGAATGACACTACCCGCATTTGCGCAATATAGGTACCCCGGGATTGCACCGGCGCAGTTAGTTCTGTCGAGGAACAACATGAGAAGCAATGACCGAACCGGTGTGTTTGTACAAAAGGTCTTCACTCCACTGGGAGAGGAAAAGAGAATCGTGATTGTGGTACAGTCCCCAGGAG AACTTACCTTTCCAAAGCCGACGATCACTGTTAACATAGCCGATAATGTCACCTTGTCCGTACCTAAACCAACGCAACGTAATCTCCGGTGGCGTCACAATGGACAAGTTGTCCCACAATGGTCCAACCTCCGACAGATCACAATTTCTAACGTTACGCAAGATGACGAGGGGATTTACGAGTGTTACCTGTTCAAGAGGAGGTCGCTCGGAGGACATGCGATAATGCGACTGATTGTGCGAG GATGTCCTGTTGGGTATTGTAGCCCACCTGATTGTACTTTGGAGTGCCCGGTCTGCTACAATGGCGGTATCCCACGTGACCCTGACGTACATAGTGGTAATTCCAGTTGTATCTGTGCGCCTGGTTTTATGGGACCGAACTGTGAGGAAG CAACCGGCGTGGGTCGATATGGCCAGGAGGGGGAACTGTGGTGCCCAGAGGGTGACTGCAGGGAAGTCCTCATATGCCAAGTGGATCCATATGGGTGTTCATGTGCCGCTGGATACAAGGGCCCAGGCTGTTATACAG AATGCGAATTTGGAACGTTTGGAGCGAATTGTGAGGTGGAATGTCATTGTGTAGATAACAGACTCTGTGACGTCATGACCGGATCTTGTGACAGTGCTGGAGGATGCCAGACTAACTGGGCTGGACCTACTTGTCAAATATTCACGGCGGGTTCTACATCATAA
- the LOC139984915 gene encoding uncharacterized protein isoform X3: MELRAIFLLPVVYLLVPVVLSVFDQEIDGPDGVMFFFDQRRNHLQAYDVPSGNLRRYLRVPAYDVAYWPKEGSMLYTYNGAEIRTFNVWGDLNDSLLIDRDTLGDNEYWVYIRLEIRENWLLAGAIDVVTSRIQLYRVRVHDDRSLSSIALLGSESVTASKNIIIQPTMSPETRYVYAVSDQGIFRLSYDGGPSELIIEDQYAVNPSVIVTERRLYFVTGESRNIIRSTDLEGGNVTTLYTSSFRMGGAGQYGDWLIVSEENEQKEYQFLHLKTNETRTILNEPYDGSSYLVGRLDFWAVGEVYKTHSLLNPATIRARSARKVTMTTTVSSAGNVPYQYLSSFDRLTSTGTGMTLPAFAQYRYPGIAPAQLVLSRNNMRSNDRTGVFVQKVFTPLGEEKRIVIVVQSPGELTFPKPTITVNIADNVTLSVPKPTQRNLRWRHNGQVVPQWSNLRQITISNVTQDDEGIYECYLFKRRSLGGHAIMRLIVRGCPVGYCSPPDCTLECPVCYNGGIPRDPDVHSGNSSCICAPGFMGPNCEEATGVGQYGQEGE; encoded by the exons ATGGAATTGAGAGCGATCTTTCTACTTCCCGTAGTGTATCTTTTGGTACCAGTTGTATTGTCTGTATTTGATCAAGAAATTG ATGGACCAGATGGTGTGATGTTCTTCTTTGATCAGAGGAGGAACCATCTTCAAGCCTATGATGTACCCTCGGGGAATCTGAGAAGGTATCTGCGTGTACCTGCCTATGACGTAGCCTATTGGCCCAAGGAAGGCTCTATGTTATATACGTACAATGGCGCGGAAATAAGAACATTCAACGTTTGGGGAGACCTCAATGATTCTCTTCTCATTGACCGAGATACCTTAG gAGACAACGAATATTGGGTTTACATTCGACTAGAAATCAGAGAAAATTGGCTCCTAGCTGGTGCCATAGATGTCGTTACGTCACGGATTCAGTTGTATAGAGTCCGTGTTCATGATGATAGGAGCTTATCCAGTATAGCTCTACTTGGTTCAGAGAGCGTCACCGCTAGTAAAAACATTATCATTCAACCAACTATGTCACCAGAAACAAG GTATGTGTATGCTGTCAGTGATCAGGGCATTTTTCGACTTTCCTATGACGGTGGCCCCAGCGAGCTTATCATAGAAGACCAATATGCCGTCAACCCGTCAGTAATAGTAACCG AACGCCGTCTGTATTTCGTAACTGGTGAAAGTCGTAACATTATAAGGTCAACGGACTTAGAAGGGGGAAATGTAACAACGCTCTACACCAGCTCTTTTCGAATGGGAGGTGCAGGCCAATACGGTGATTGGCTAATCGTGTCGGAAGAAAACGAACAAAAGGAATACCAGTTCCTACATCTCAAAACGAACGAGACCAGAACGATTTTAAATGAACCATATGATGGGAGCTCATACCTTGTGGGACGGCTAGATTTTTGGG CTGTAGGGGAAGTTTACAAAACACACAGCTTGTTGAATCCGGCTACAATCCGTGCTCGTAGTGCAAGAAAAGTAACCATGACAACGACAGTCAGCAGTGCGGGAAACGTCCCATATCAGTATCTCTCCTCTTTTGATCGTCTGACATCCACCGGGACGGGAATGACACTACCCGCATTTGCGCAATATAGGTACCCCGGGATTGCACCGGCGCAGTTAGTTCTGTCGAGGAACAACATGAGAAGCAATGACCGAACCGGTGTGTTTGTACAAAAGGTCTTCACTCCACTGGGAGAGGAAAAGAGAATCGTGATTGTGGTACAGTCCCCAGGAG AACTTACCTTTCCAAAGCCGACGATCACTGTTAACATAGCCGATAATGTCACCTTGTCCGTACCTAAACCAACGCAACGTAATCTCCGGTGGCGTCACAATGGACAAGTTGTCCCACAATGGTCCAACCTCCGACAGATCACAATTTCTAACGTTACGCAAGATGACGAGGGGATTTACGAGTGTTACCTGTTCAAGAGGAGGTCGCTCGGAGGACATGCGATAATGCGACTGATTGTGCGAG GATGTCCTGTTGGGTATTGTAGCCCACCTGATTGTACTTTGGAGTGCCCGGTCTGCTACAATGGCGGTATCCCACGTGACCCTGACGTACATAGTGGTAATTCCAGTTGTATCTGTGCGCCTGGTTTTATGGGACCGAACTGTGAGGAAG
- the LOC139984915 gene encoding uncharacterized protein isoform X2 codes for MELRAIFLLPVVYLLVPVVLSVFDQEIDGPDGVMFFFDQRRNHLQAYDVPSGNLRRYLRVPAYDVAYWPKEGSMLYTYNGAEIRTFNVWGDLNDSLLIDRDTLGDNEYWVYIRLEIRENWLLAGAIDVVTSRIQLYRVRVHDDRSLSSIALLGSESVTASKNIIIQPTMSPETRYVYAVSDQGIFRLSYDGGPSELIIEDQYAVNPSVIVTERRLYFVTGESRNIIRSTDLEGGNVTTLYTSSFRMGGAGQYGDWLIVSEENEQKEYQFLHLKTNETRTILNEPYDGSSYLVGRLDFWAVGEVYKTHSLLNPATIRARSARKVTMTTTVSSAGNVPYQYLSSFDRLTSTGTGMTLPAFAQYRYPGIAPAQLVLSRNNMRSNDRTGVFVQKVFTPLGEEKRIVIVVQSPGELTFPKPTITVNIADNVTLSVPKPTQRNLRWRHNGQVVPQWSNLRQITISNVTQDDEGIYECYLFKRRSLGGHAIMRLIVRGCPVGYCSPPDCTLECPVCYNGGIPRDPDVHSGNSSCICAPGFMGPNCEEATGVGRYGQEGELWCPEGDCREVLICQVDPYGCSCAAGYKGPGCYTECEVGTFVAYCEVECHCVDTSLCDVMTGSGDSAGGCQTNWAGPTCQLFTAGSTS; via the exons ATGGAATTGAGAGCGATCTTTCTACTTCCCGTAGTGTATCTTTTGGTACCAGTTGTATTGTCTGTATTTGATCAAGAAATTG ATGGACCAGATGGTGTGATGTTCTTCTTTGATCAGAGGAGGAACCATCTTCAAGCCTATGATGTACCCTCGGGGAATCTGAGAAGGTATCTGCGTGTACCTGCCTATGACGTAGCCTATTGGCCCAAGGAAGGCTCTATGTTATATACGTACAATGGCGCGGAAATAAGAACATTCAACGTTTGGGGAGACCTCAATGATTCTCTTCTCATTGACCGAGATACCTTAG gAGACAACGAATATTGGGTTTACATTCGACTAGAAATCAGAGAAAATTGGCTCCTAGCTGGTGCCATAGATGTCGTTACGTCACGGATTCAGTTGTATAGAGTCCGTGTTCATGATGATAGGAGCTTATCCAGTATAGCTCTACTTGGTTCAGAGAGCGTCACCGCTAGTAAAAACATTATCATTCAACCAACTATGTCACCAGAAACAAG GTATGTGTATGCTGTCAGTGATCAGGGCATTTTTCGACTTTCCTATGACGGTGGCCCCAGCGAGCTTATCATAGAAGACCAATATGCCGTCAACCCGTCAGTAATAGTAACCG AACGCCGTCTGTATTTCGTAACTGGTGAAAGTCGTAACATTATAAGGTCAACGGACTTAGAAGGGGGAAATGTAACAACGCTCTACACCAGCTCTTTTCGAATGGGAGGTGCAGGCCAATACGGTGATTGGCTAATCGTGTCGGAAGAAAACGAACAAAAGGAATACCAGTTCCTACATCTCAAAACGAACGAGACCAGAACGATTTTAAATGAACCATATGATGGGAGCTCATACCTTGTGGGACGGCTAGATTTTTGGG CTGTAGGGGAAGTTTACAAAACACACAGCTTGTTGAATCCGGCTACAATCCGTGCTCGTAGTGCAAGAAAAGTAACCATGACAACGACAGTCAGCAGTGCGGGAAACGTCCCATATCAGTATCTCTCCTCTTTTGATCGTCTGACATCCACCGGGACGGGAATGACACTACCCGCATTTGCGCAATATAGGTACCCCGGGATTGCACCGGCGCAGTTAGTTCTGTCGAGGAACAACATGAGAAGCAATGACCGAACCGGTGTGTTTGTACAAAAGGTCTTCACTCCACTGGGAGAGGAAAAGAGAATCGTGATTGTGGTACAGTCCCCAGGAG AACTTACCTTTCCAAAGCCGACGATCACTGTTAACATAGCCGATAATGTCACCTTGTCCGTACCTAAACCAACGCAACGTAATCTCCGGTGGCGTCACAATGGACAAGTTGTCCCACAATGGTCCAACCTCCGACAGATCACAATTTCTAACGTTACGCAAGATGACGAGGGGATTTACGAGTGTTACCTGTTCAAGAGGAGGTCGCTCGGAGGACATGCGATAATGCGACTGATTGTGCGAG GATGTCCTGTTGGGTATTGTAGCCCACCTGATTGTACTTTGGAGTGCCCGGTCTGCTACAATGGCGGTATCCCACGTGACCCTGACGTACATAGTGGTAATTCCAGTTGTATCTGTGCGCCTGGTTTTATGGGACCGAACTGTGAGGAAG CAACCGGCGTGGGTCGATATGGCCAGGAGGGGGAACTGTGGTGCCCAGAGGGTGACTGCAGGGAAGTCCTCATATGCCAAGTGGATCCATATGGGTGTTCATGTGCCGCTGGATACAAGGGCCCAGGCTGTTATACAG